The Acidobacteriota bacterium genome includes a region encoding these proteins:
- a CDS encoding phosphoribosylformylglycinamidine synthase yields the protein MNRIEKALMHALFTHLHHNTDKAIDFKAIATLNRKVAKMFPGALIVGPGDDAAAFKFPGGRGVFVGKMESHCSPCVPRPYDAAATGAGGAMRDVVAMGARPLFLMNFLGTRPLEEKVVVGPCGFAGTCTCGKCLTMTSGERVNLMVKGLRDMCRAMDVFIVGGGFSTSFSDIVPATVVSVIGQLVTPKPLTKPAKSAGDRILLIGKTGSDGNDTLYRAGLVEVMKPAIALFRDERAVMEASLAAFRTGKIKACSDLGAAGIGAAVCESARYGGFGARVDLDKVALREKGLIPEEIMICETQGRMVVQVAPRDVDTVLEAVRAKRVRAEVIGEINNDDKQVFEYKGKVVAEIPNVPTRAQMKELRNG from the coding sequence ATGAACAGAATCGAAAAGGCATTGATGCACGCTCTCTTCACCCACCTGCATCACAACACCGACAAGGCGATCGACTTCAAGGCGATCGCGACCCTGAACCGGAAGGTGGCCAAGATGTTTCCCGGCGCCCTGATCGTCGGCCCGGGCGACGACGCCGCCGCGTTCAAGTTCCCCGGCGGCAGGGGGGTTTTCGTGGGCAAGATGGAGAGCCATTGCTCCCCCTGCGTGCCGAGGCCCTACGACGCCGCCGCCACGGGGGCCGGCGGGGCCATGCGCGACGTGGTGGCGATGGGCGCGCGCCCGCTATTCCTGATGAACTTCCTCGGCACGCGGCCGCTCGAGGAAAAGGTCGTCGTCGGCCCCTGCGGGTTTGCCGGGACCTGCACCTGCGGCAAGTGCCTCACGATGACGAGCGGCGAACGGGTCAACCTGATGGTCAAGGGGCTTCGGGACATGTGCCGCGCCATGGACGTCTTCATCGTCGGCGGCGGGTTCTCGACCTCCTTTTCCGACATCGTTCCGGCGACCGTGGTCTCGGTCATCGGCCAGCTGGTCACGCCGAAGCCCCTGACCAAGCCGGCGAAATCGGCCGGGGACCGGATCCTCCTCATCGGCAAAACGGGGAGCGACGGCAACGACACCCTCTACCGCGCCGGCCTGGTGGAGGTGATGAAGCCGGCCATAGCGCTTTTCCGCGACGAACGCGCGGTGATGGAGGCCTCGCTCGCCGCCTTCCGCACGGGCAAGATCAAGGCCTGCTCCGACCTGGGCGCCGCCGGGATCGGGGCCGCCGTCTGCGAATCCGCGCGCTACGGCGGGTTCGGCGCGCGCGTCGACCTCGACAAGGTGGCGCTGCGCGAAAAGGGTCTCATCCCCGAGGAGATCATGATCTGCGAGACCCAGGGACGCATGGTCGTGCAGGTCGCCCCGCGGGACGTCGACACCGTCCTCGAGGCCGTCCGGGCGAAGAGGGTGCGGGCCGAAGTGATCGGCGAGATCAACAACGACGACAAGCAGGTGTTCGAGTACAAGGGGAAGGTGGTCGCCGAGATCCCCAACGTCCCCACCAGGGCGCAGATGAAGGAACTCCGGAACGGGTAG
- a CDS encoding alpha-ribazole phosphatase, translating to MRLTLVRHIQTLAPEGTCYGRSEPGLPPDHESRHRELARALAGETFHAIYSSPLRRCALLADAIAGGRGVTCDDRLMELDFGLWEGLPWGEIERRPEAAPFLADWVHNPPPGGERFIDLIGRVGAFLGLAERLPPEDFFKRSLNYGQISQVEL from the coding sequence ATGCGACTGACCCTGGTGCGCCACATCCAGACCCTGGCCCCGGAGGGGACCTGCTACGGGCGGAGCGAACCGGGGCTGCCCCCCGATCACGAGTCGCGGCACCGGGAGCTGGCCCGGGCCCTGGCCGGCGAGACCTTCCACGCCATCTATTCCAGCCCCCTCCGCCGCTGCGCCCTGCTGGCGGATGCGATCGCGGGAGGGCGCGGCGTCACCTGCGACGACCGGCTGATGGAGCTCGACTTCGGCCTGTGGGAGGGGCTCCCCTGGGGCGAGATCGAACGGAGGCCGGAGGCGGCCCCCTTTCTCGCCGACTGGGTGCACAACCCCCCGCCCGGCGGCGAGCGCTTCATCGACCTCATCGGGCGCGTCGGCGCCTTCCTGGGCCTGGCGGAACGACTCCCGCCGGAGGATTTCTTCAAGCGTTCCCTGAATTACGGCCAGATCTCGCAGGTCGAGCTCTGA